One genomic window of Desulfuromonas sp. AOP6 includes the following:
- a CDS encoding ATP-dependent Clp protease adaptor ClpS → MDRPVSSPGVKSAAAEKEKVAFPPLYRVLMHNDDYTTMEFVVTALETVFHKTPPEANRIMLHIHIKGVGDCGTYPHEIAETKVARVHVMARKEGFPLKCSLEKA, encoded by the coding sequence GTGGATAGACCTGTATCATCGCCGGGAGTAAAATCCGCCGCTGCAGAGAAGGAAAAGGTTGCCTTTCCTCCTCTGTATCGTGTTCTGATGCACAACGATGACTACACGACCATGGAATTCGTGGTCACCGCCCTGGAAACAGTCTTCCACAAGACGCCCCCTGAGGCCAACCGCATCATGCTGCATATTCATATCAAGGGGGTCGGGGATTGCGGAACCTACCCCCATGAAATTGCCGAGACGAAGGTTGCCAGGGTACACGTCATGGCCAGGAAAGAAGGTTTTCCGTTGAAGTGCAGTCTCGAAAAAGCCTGA
- a CDS encoding EAL domain-containing protein has protein sequence MLKVFSQYAAWFLLGSTLLSSFSAMQKLLVGIPFHLQGFFVPIFFGGCCGVILNVWRRRWKDSAHSLLESEARYRSLYDNAPVMLHSIDTHGRLLTVSKFWLETLGYEASEVLGYKLTDFMTQTSRQMAEQTILPKFFKTGSVKYIPYQFVKKNGDVIEVLLSAIADRDAHGRIERSLAVAIDVTEHRQAELEVKKLAYYDTLTELPNRTLFHDRLGQALAHARRNNSRVEVLFLDLDRFKVINDTLGHAVGDEFLKIIAQRLRDCMRQGDTVARLGGDEFVIVLSSSNGDQDGAAFAERILETLAQPVRLAGGELCTTASIGISIYPLDGVDIDTLLRNADIAMYAAKEHGRNNYQFFSDEMNIRVVEKLGIETSLRRAIDRGELFLTYQPQIDIESGTIIGVESLLRWNHPQEGLISPDKFIPVAEETGLINPIGEWALRMACRQAREWQIAGYPPVRMAVNLSARQFKQLGIIDLLDRILDETGLDPRWLELELTESLIMDNTVETIMALTDIKVRGIHLAIDDFGTGYSSLAYLKNFPIDRIKIAQEFIHAINEDADSRAIVEAIIAMSHSLQLNVLAEGVETLQQLEFLTARQCHEMQGFYFSPPCTAAEMGELFAMTVSKAGFCLLHEKTSRGSH, from the coding sequence ATGCTGAAAGTCTTTTCACAATACGCCGCCTGGTTCCTTCTGGGCAGCACGCTGCTCAGCAGTTTTTCAGCCATGCAGAAATTGCTTGTCGGTATCCCTTTTCACCTACAAGGGTTTTTCGTCCCCATTTTTTTCGGCGGCTGCTGCGGGGTCATCCTGAACGTCTGGCGACGCAGATGGAAAGATTCCGCCCACTCTCTTCTGGAAAGTGAAGCGCGTTATCGCAGTCTTTACGACAATGCACCCGTCATGCTTCATTCCATAGATACCCATGGCCGTCTGCTCACTGTCAGCAAATTCTGGCTGGAAACCCTGGGCTACGAAGCATCAGAAGTCCTCGGTTACAAGCTGACGGATTTCATGACCCAAACTTCACGGCAGATGGCCGAACAGACCATTTTACCCAAGTTCTTCAAAACGGGTTCCGTCAAATATATCCCGTACCAGTTTGTCAAAAAAAACGGAGATGTTATCGAAGTTCTGCTCTCGGCCATTGCCGATCGCGACGCGCATGGGCGCATAGAGCGCAGTCTGGCCGTGGCCATCGATGTCACTGAACATCGCCAGGCCGAGCTTGAGGTCAAAAAGCTGGCCTACTACGACACGCTCACCGAGCTGCCCAACCGCACCCTCTTCCATGATCGTCTTGGGCAGGCTCTGGCGCACGCTCGCCGCAACAACTCGCGCGTCGAGGTGCTGTTTCTCGACCTGGATCGCTTCAAGGTCATCAACGACACCCTCGGTCATGCCGTCGGGGACGAGTTTCTTAAGATTATCGCGCAGCGATTGAGGGACTGCATGCGTCAGGGGGATACGGTCGCCCGCCTCGGCGGCGACGAATTCGTCATCGTTCTTTCCAGCAGCAACGGCGATCAGGACGGGGCCGCCTTTGCCGAACGCATACTTGAGACCCTGGCGCAGCCGGTGAGACTGGCGGGCGGCGAACTCTGTACCACGGCCAGCATCGGCATCAGCATCTATCCTTTGGACGGCGTGGATATCGACACTCTGTTACGCAATGCCGATATCGCCATGTATGCAGCCAAAGAGCATGGCCGCAACAATTATCAATTCTTTTCCGATGAAATGAATATCCGGGTGGTGGAAAAGCTGGGGATCGAGACGAGTTTGCGGCGGGCGATCGATCGTGGCGAGCTCTTTCTCACGTACCAGCCGCAGATCGATATCGAATCAGGGACGATCATCGGGGTTGAATCCCTGCTGCGCTGGAACCACCCTCAAGAGGGGCTCATTTCGCCGGATAAATTCATCCCCGTTGCCGAGGAGACCGGCTTGATCAATCCTATCGGCGAATGGGCTTTGCGCATGGCCTGCCGGCAGGCACGCGAGTGGCAGATTGCCGGCTATCCCCCGGTTAGGATGGCGGTCAACCTTTCCGCCCGCCAGTTCAAGCAGCTGGGTATCATCGATCTACTTGACCGCATTCTCGATGAAACCGGTCTCGACCCCAGATGGCTCGAACTGGAACTCACCGAAAGTCTGATCATGGACAACACGGTGGAAACCATCATGGCCCTCACGGATATCAAGGTACGCGGAATCCACCTGGCCATTGACGATTTTGGGACCGGCTATTCATCCCTGGCCTATCTGAAGAACTTCCCTATCGACCGCATCAAAATCGCCCAGGAGTTTATCCATGCTATCAATGAAGACGCCGACAGTCGGGCGATTGTCGAGGCCATCATCGCCATGAGTCACAGCCTGCAGCTCAACGTTCTGGCCGAGGGAGTGGAGACTCTGCAGCAATTGGAATTTCTCACTGCCAGGCAATGCCATGAGATGCAAGGCTTTTACTTCTCGCCGCCCTGTACCGCCGCCGAGATGGGTGAACTCTTTGCTATGACCGTCAGCAAGGCGGGCTTCTGCCTGCTGCATGAGAAAACCTCGCGGGGAAGTCACTGA
- a CDS encoding type IV toxin-antitoxin system AbiEi family antitoxin, translated as MAWLLTHAEERMMEDCLLNLRALPGCEVDPGFRQALQTQEGSLRLKGVWGQVEYRVLPRRRLSPLTIAVLLNQVHFQQPEVPRLLFTDYLPETLARELRQHGIEYVDAAGNMYLCQPPLLMEIGGRRRAAGKKSGSRAFQTAGLKLISILLMDPASLRLSYRDMAQRANVALGTIGQTLEQLESLGYLSRDANGSRMLLRGEDLLQRWEFGYSEKLRPRLLLRRCRLQAGVAVEDLPDLLRQHGLQEQVLIGGELGAALLLGGYRPQRAALHLSGDALRLLMQLRLIPDPDGPVDLLQLYGNHLAWQEWQPEGVSLIDPLLIHAELTAVATDGVSLAERVWQVFLQERLVGREAFGDSQ; from the coding sequence ATGGCGTGGCTGCTGACCCATGCTGAAGAACGGATGATGGAAGATTGCCTGCTAAACCTGCGAGCTCTGCCTGGATGCGAGGTTGATCCCGGGTTCAGACAGGCCTTGCAGACCCAGGAGGGGAGCCTGCGACTTAAGGGTGTCTGGGGGCAGGTCGAATATCGGGTTTTGCCACGAAGGCGACTTTCACCTTTGACCATCGCCGTTCTTCTGAATCAGGTTCATTTCCAGCAACCCGAGGTACCGAGACTTCTCTTTACCGATTACCTGCCGGAAACCCTGGCCCGGGAGCTGCGTCAACACGGCATCGAATATGTCGATGCCGCCGGCAATATGTATTTGTGTCAACCACCGTTGCTGATGGAGATTGGCGGCCGTCGCCGGGCAGCTGGGAAAAAAAGCGGCAGCCGTGCTTTCCAAACTGCGGGGCTCAAACTGATTTCTATTCTGCTGATGGATCCAGCCAGTCTGCGACTGTCCTACAGGGATATGGCCCAGCGGGCCAATGTTGCTCTGGGTACGATCGGGCAGACGCTGGAGCAGCTCGAGTCGCTGGGCTATCTCAGTCGGGATGCCAACGGCAGCAGAATGTTGCTGCGCGGCGAGGATCTGCTGCAGCGCTGGGAATTCGGCTACAGTGAAAAACTTCGCCCCCGTCTGCTGCTGCGACGATGCCGGCTGCAGGCAGGGGTGGCAGTCGAAGATCTGCCCGACCTGCTGCGGCAGCACGGTTTGCAGGAGCAGGTGCTCATCGGCGGCGAACTGGGCGCGGCGCTTCTGCTCGGCGGCTACCGCCCACAGCGCGCGGCGCTTCATCTGTCCGGCGATGCCCTGCGTCTTCTCATGCAGCTCCGCCTGATTCCAGACCCCGACGGGCCTGTGGACCTGCTGCAATTGTACGGCAATCATCTGGCCTGGCAGGAGTGGCAGCCGGAAGGGGTTTCGCTGATCGATCCCCTCTTGATTCACGCGGAATTGACTGCAGTGGCAACGGATGGAGTATCGCTGGCTGAAAGGGTTTGGCAGGTTTTCCTGCAGGAAAGGCTGGTGGGCAGGGAGGCTTTTGGGGACAGTCAGTGA
- a CDS encoding LemA family protein, with protein sequence MNTRFSLIAMILLSLTLLSGCGYNEIQRNEEMVFASWADVEATYQRRADLIPNLVETVKAYASHERETLQSVTEARARVGQVNLSGKDLSNPVALESFQSAQGELSGALSRLLVVAERYPDLKASQNFSDLQHQLEGTENRINVARQRYNEAVQVFNTSIRTFPNNLTNKFMLKLDRKEPFKADTGAAAAPKVNF encoded by the coding sequence ATGAACACGCGTTTTTCCCTCATCGCCATGATTCTGCTTTCCCTGACTCTACTGTCAGGATGCGGTTACAATGAAATTCAGCGCAATGAAGAAATGGTCTTTGCCTCCTGGGCCGATGTGGAGGCCACCTACCAGCGTCGAGCGGATCTCATCCCCAACCTGGTCGAAACCGTCAAGGCCTACGCCAGCCACGAGCGGGAGACCTTGCAGTCCGTCACGGAGGCCCGCGCCCGTGTGGGGCAGGTCAATCTGAGTGGGAAGGATCTGTCCAATCCCGTCGCGCTTGAGAGCTTTCAGTCGGCCCAGGGCGAACTCTCCGGCGCCCTCTCCCGGCTGCTGGTGGTGGCCGAACGTTATCCCGACCTGAAGGCCAGTCAGAATTTCAGCGACCTTCAGCACCAGCTCGAAGGCACTGAGAACCGCATCAATGTCGCCCGCCAGCGCTATAATGAGGCGGTGCAGGTCTTCAACACCTCGATCCGCACCTTCCCCAACAACCTGACCAACAAGTTCATGCTGAAACTCGATCGCAAGGAACCTTTCAAGGCGGATACCGGTGCAGCGGCGGCGCCCAAGGTTAATTTCTAG
- a CDS encoding TPM domain-containing protein, whose translation MRVKRFFLALALLCLLPLTAGALDVPPLRGHVNDLASMLSAEMELKIERFLTDFEASDSTQIALLTVASLQGEPLEVYALKVAEAWGIGQKGKDNGALLLVSRDDRKIRIEVGYGLEGRLTDLLSGRIIDQEISPRFRQGDFDGGIAAGIIAMAEAVRGEYKGSGSSRQKEERNPLGLLALLLFLGPGLLFLTGGRSHRGSRRGGLWIGGPPFRGGGGFGGGGFGGGGGGFGGGGASGGW comes from the coding sequence ATGCGCGTGAAACGCTTTTTTCTCGCCCTGGCACTGCTCTGCCTGCTGCCCTTGACGGCCGGCGCCCTCGATGTGCCACCACTGCGCGGCCACGTCAATGACCTGGCCAGCATGCTCTCAGCGGAGATGGAACTGAAGATCGAGCGTTTTTTGACCGATTTCGAAGCCAGCGACTCGACACAGATTGCTCTTCTCACCGTCGCCTCCCTGCAAGGGGAGCCGTTGGAAGTCTATGCTCTGAAAGTGGCTGAAGCCTGGGGAATCGGACAGAAAGGGAAGGATAACGGCGCCCTGCTTCTTGTTTCGAGAGACGACCGCAAGATTCGCATCGAAGTCGGCTATGGCCTGGAGGGGAGACTCACCGACCTTCTTTCCGGACGCATTATTGACCAGGAGATCAGCCCCCGTTTTCGACAGGGGGACTTCGACGGGGGTATCGCTGCAGGCATTATCGCCATGGCGGAAGCCGTACGGGGGGAGTATAAGGGGTCGGGATCATCCCGCCAGAAGGAAGAGCGCAATCCCCTCGGCCTGCTGGCTCTGCTGCTATTTCTGGGGCCGGGATTGCTTTTTCTGACAGGCGGGCGCAGCCATCGCGGCAGTCGCAGAGGCGGTCTATGGATCGGCGGGCCTCCTTTCAGGGGAGGCGGCGGCTTCGGTGGTGGCGGCTTTGGCGGAGGTGGTGGTGGATTCGGCGGCGGTGGCGCTTCCGGTGGTTGGTGA
- a CDS encoding nucleotidyltransferase: MRAVGLITEYNPFHNGHLHHLRQSLELTGAEVSVAVMSGHFLQRGEPALVDKWVRAQMALQAGVDLVLELPFPWACNSAPVFAQGAIQSLNALGGVDTLCFGSEVGDLAALQDCAQWLTANEKVVTQRTAELLRQGYNYPTARARLAQELAPDAPFAHLLASPNNILGIEYLKALSRTASPLQPFTLQRLGAGYHDEEAEGDVASATGIRRKLAAGEDVTAFIPPLALAPLQQALAEERCLDEEHLHRLLLARIFRGSQSLRGIYQVEAGIEPRLLEAAECSNSYEALVAAVKSRHLTRTRVQRLLTYVLNEVQADDMAAFLEAGPLYLHVLAFTAKGRAFLAACRKGRSLPLVQNYSRIQSILKRTYGAGSETCQLAQRLLELEVRAGRNYTLLQRQWPGGPRSGDYYRDVITKK, translated from the coding sequence ATGCGCGCCGTCGGTCTGATCACCGAGTACAACCCCTTTCACAACGGACATCTCCACCACCTGCGTCAGAGTCTGGAGCTCACCGGGGCCGAGGTTTCGGTGGCGGTCATGAGCGGACATTTCCTGCAGCGTGGCGAGCCGGCCCTGGTGGATAAATGGGTGCGGGCGCAGATGGCTCTGCAGGCTGGTGTCGATCTGGTTCTGGAGCTTCCTTTCCCCTGGGCCTGCAACAGCGCCCCGGTTTTCGCCCAGGGCGCCATCCAGTCCTTGAATGCCCTCGGCGGAGTCGACACCCTATGCTTCGGTAGCGAAGTTGGAGATTTGGCAGCACTGCAGGACTGCGCCCAGTGGTTGACGGCGAATGAAAAGGTGGTGACCCAGAGAACCGCCGAGCTGCTGCGGCAGGGTTACAATTATCCGACAGCGCGGGCCAGACTGGCGCAGGAGCTGGCACCGGACGCCCCCTTTGCCCACCTGCTGGCCTCGCCCAACAACATCCTCGGCATCGAGTATCTCAAGGCCCTGAGCAGAACGGCCAGTCCGCTGCAACCCTTTACCCTCCAGCGTCTCGGCGCGGGTTATCATGATGAGGAGGCTGAGGGGGATGTGGCGAGTGCCACGGGCATCCGCCGCAAACTCGCTGCCGGCGAGGATGTCACTGCCTTTATTCCCCCTTTGGCTCTAGCCCCTTTGCAGCAGGCTCTGGCTGAGGAGCGCTGCCTCGACGAGGAGCATCTGCATCGTTTGTTGCTGGCTCGCATCTTCAGAGGGTCACAGTCTCTGAGAGGGATCTACCAGGTTGAAGCCGGTATTGAGCCGCGCCTGCTCGAAGCCGCCGAGTGCAGTAACTCCTACGAGGCTCTGGTGGCCGCCGTCAAGTCACGGCACCTGACCCGTACCCGCGTCCAGCGCCTGCTCACCTATGTGCTCAACGAGGTGCAAGCCGACGATATGGCGGCCTTTCTGGAGGCGGGCCCACTCTATCTGCATGTCCTCGCTTTTACGGCGAAAGGCCGTGCTTTCCTGGCGGCCTGCCGTAAAGGACGGTCTTTGCCTCTGGTGCAGAATTACTCGCGAATACAATCTATTCTGAAACGGACCTACGGGGCAGGGAGCGAGACCTGTCAACTGGCCCAGCGTCTGCTGGAACTGGAGGTGCGCGCTGGCCGCAACTATACTCTTCTGCAACGGCAATGGCCCGGCGGGCCTCGCAGCGGCGACTACTATCGGGATGTCATCACCAAAAAATGA
- the sfsA gene encoding DNA/RNA nuclease SfsA, which produces MKLPQPLLEGRLLRRYQRFLTDIELADGRVVTAHTPNTGSMQQCAVPGHPVLISTSDNPQRKLPYTLELIKVNGHWVDTHTHRTNRVVEEALRNGSIASLEGYRVRTEYPFGSSRIDFFLENEREKVLVEVKNVTLCCAPTVACFPDAVTTRGQKHLRELMAAREQGFRTVIFFLVQRGEAEAFTPADAIDPDYGRLLRQAAACGVEIMAYRSLVAPAENRVDQPLPVLLG; this is translated from the coding sequence ATGAAACTGCCACAGCCCCTCCTGGAGGGGCGCCTGCTGCGGCGCTATCAGCGCTTTCTCACCGATATCGAGCTGGCCGACGGCCGCGTGGTGACGGCTCACACCCCCAATACGGGGAGCATGCAGCAGTGCGCTGTGCCGGGGCACCCTGTGTTGATATCCACCTCGGACAATCCCCAGCGAAAACTCCCCTACACTCTGGAACTCATCAAAGTCAACGGCCACTGGGTTGATACCCACACCCACCGCACCAACCGGGTTGTGGAAGAAGCTCTGCGCAACGGATCCATTGCCAGCCTGGAGGGTTACCGGGTGAGAACGGAGTACCCCTTTGGGTCTAGCCGCATCGACTTTTTTCTGGAAAATGAACGAGAAAAAGTGCTGGTGGAAGTGAAAAACGTGACCCTCTGCTGTGCGCCCACCGTCGCCTGCTTTCCCGACGCCGTGACGACGCGGGGGCAGAAACACCTGCGTGAGCTGATGGCGGCCCGCGAGCAGGGTTTTCGAACCGTCATTTTTTTTCTCGTTCAGCGCGGTGAAGCCGAAGCCTTCACCCCCGCTGATGCTATCGATCCCGACTACGGCCGTCTGCTGCGTCAGGCCGCCGCCTGCGGCGTCGAGATCATGGCCTACCGCAGCCTGGTCGCGCCGGCGGAAAACCGCGTCGACCAGCCTCTCCCCGTCCTCCTCGGATAA
- the serB gene encoding phosphoserine phosphatase SerB has translation MDRKMVLVTMTGPDKPGIVAAVTGNIAAAGARIRDIEQTVTHTLLSFSVLIDFPTGESDQKPLIKDLLFLAKELGLDLDFQVLSESEYRRKTTKHAYVVTILGGEVSATSLARVSRILADNRVNIERISKLTQGQLRCVEFLITTPPELDVKAMTRRLLRVGASLGVDIAMQKESLYRRAKRLVVMDMDSTLIQIEVIDELARLAGVGEQVADITLRAMNGELDFQGALRERVALLQGLSVDALEEVYRHIPFTPGAKNLVRILKRLGFRTAVISGGFKFFTDRLKTELGLDYAYANDLEIADGKVTGAVKGEIVDGARKAQLLEEIACQEGITLDQVVAIGDGANDLPMLGKAGLGIAFNAKARVREQADYHINQQSLDSILYLLGFSEREMAEIDQ, from the coding sequence ATGGATCGTAAGATGGTTCTTGTTACCATGACCGGGCCGGACAAGCCGGGCATCGTCGCCGCCGTTACCGGTAATATCGCTGCCGCCGGAGCGCGTATCCGCGACATCGAGCAGACGGTGACCCACACGCTGCTTTCCTTTTCGGTGCTCATCGATTTTCCCACGGGCGAGAGCGACCAGAAACCCCTGATCAAGGACCTTCTTTTTCTGGCCAAGGAGCTCGGGCTGGATCTCGATTTTCAGGTGCTTTCCGAATCGGAGTACCGACGCAAAACGACCAAGCACGCCTACGTGGTGACCATTCTGGGCGGCGAGGTGAGCGCTACCTCGCTGGCGCGGGTGTCGCGCATCCTGGCGGATAACCGGGTCAATATCGAGCGTATCTCCAAGCTGACACAGGGACAGTTGCGCTGCGTTGAGTTTCTCATCACGACGCCGCCTGAACTGGATGTCAAGGCCATGACCCGCAGACTGTTGCGCGTCGGCGCCAGCCTCGGCGTCGACATCGCCATGCAGAAGGAGAGCCTCTACCGCCGGGCCAAGCGTCTGGTGGTAATGGACATGGATTCCACCCTCATCCAGATCGAAGTTATCGACGAACTGGCCCGCCTGGCCGGAGTCGGGGAGCAGGTGGCGGATATCACCCTGCGGGCCATGAACGGCGAGCTCGACTTTCAGGGGGCGCTGCGGGAGCGGGTGGCCCTGCTGCAGGGGCTGTCGGTCGATGCTCTTGAGGAGGTCTACCGGCATATCCCTTTCACACCCGGAGCCAAGAACCTGGTGCGCATTCTCAAGCGTCTCGGTTTCCGCACGGCGGTCATCTCTGGGGGCTTCAAGTTTTTCACAGACCGCCTCAAGACCGAACTGGGCCTGGACTATGCCTACGCCAATGACCTGGAGATCGCTGACGGCAAGGTGACCGGTGCGGTTAAGGGGGAAATCGTCGATGGGGCCCGCAAGGCTCAGTTGCTGGAGGAAATTGCCTGCCAGGAGGGGATCACCCTCGACCAGGTGGTGGCCATCGGTGACGGCGCCAACGATCTGCCCATGCTGGGCAAAGCCGGGCTGGGCATCGCCTTCAATGCCAAAGCCCGGGTGCGGGAGCAGGCTGATTACCATATCAACCAGCAGAGTCTCGACTCTATTCTCTATCTGCTTGGCTTCTCCGAGCGGGAGATGGCCGAGATCGACCAATGA
- a CDS encoding fatty acid--CoA ligase encodes MNDPVIPRTESAYAYPLLIKNLLQTPLVTNPEQEIVYRDLLRYDYRTLHQRICRLAHALKKLGVKPGDTVAVMDYDSHRYLECFFAVPMIGAVLHTVNIRLSPDQILFTIDHAEDDVLLIHSDFLPILEQIKGRIDTVKNYVLLQDGAETPASQIEFAGEYESLLQDSPTHYDFPDFDENTRATTFYTTGTTGLPKGVYFSHRQLVLHTFGVLAAVGTPASQGRFHQQDVYMPITPMFHVHAWGLPYVATAMGVKQVYPGRYVPDHLLELIDREKVTFSHCVPTILHMLLKSPLIDKINLSNWKVIIGGAALPKSLCLAAMARGIDLFTGYGMSETCPILTISYLTPEMLELPAEQQAEIRCKTGRPIPLVDIRLVDEEMRDVPADSASGGEIVVRAPWLTQGYLKDHKNSEHLWRGGYLHTGDVAVRDARGYLKITDRTKDVIKSGGEWISSLEIEDIIAHHPAVSEVAVIGQPDDKWGERPLALVVLKSEAEGKTSEKELVAHARTYAETGMLSKTIILLRVRFVDAIDKTSVGKISKTTLREKYL; translated from the coding sequence ATGAACGACCCTGTCATCCCCCGCACTGAATCGGCCTATGCCTACCCTCTGCTCATCAAGAACCTGCTGCAGACCCCGCTGGTCACTAATCCCGAGCAGGAGATCGTCTACCGCGACCTGTTGCGCTACGACTACCGCACCCTGCATCAGCGCATCTGCCGCCTGGCCCACGCGCTGAAGAAGCTGGGGGTCAAGCCCGGCGACACGGTGGCGGTCATGGACTACGACAGCCATCGCTACCTCGAATGCTTCTTTGCCGTGCCGATGATCGGCGCCGTGCTGCACACGGTCAACATCCGCCTGTCGCCGGACCAGATTCTCTTTACCATCGACCACGCCGAAGACGATGTGCTGCTTATTCACAGCGACTTCCTGCCCATTCTCGAACAGATCAAGGGGCGCATCGACACGGTGAAAAATTACGTCCTGCTGCAGGATGGCGCCGAGACGCCCGCCTCCCAGATCGAATTCGCCGGCGAGTACGAAAGCCTGCTGCAAGACAGCCCGACCCATTACGATTTTCCCGACTTCGACGAAAACACCCGCGCCACCACCTTCTACACCACGGGCACCACCGGCCTGCCCAAGGGGGTCTACTTCAGCCACCGCCAGCTGGTCCTGCACACCTTTGGCGTGCTGGCCGCCGTCGGCACCCCGGCCAGCCAGGGACGCTTTCACCAGCAGGACGTCTACATGCCCATCACCCCCATGTTTCACGTCCACGCCTGGGGTCTCCCCTACGTCGCCACGGCCATGGGGGTCAAGCAGGTCTACCCCGGCCGCTATGTCCCCGATCATCTGCTCGAACTCATCGACAGAGAAAAGGTCACCTTCTCCCACTGCGTCCCCACCATCCTGCATATGCTGCTGAAGAGCCCGCTCATCGACAAAATCAACCTGTCGAACTGGAAGGTGATCATCGGCGGCGCCGCCCTGCCCAAGTCCCTCTGCCTGGCGGCAATGGCCAGAGGCATCGATCTCTTCACCGGCTACGGCATGTCGGAGACCTGCCCCATCCTCACCATCTCCTACCTGACCCCGGAGATGCTCGAACTCCCCGCCGAACAGCAGGCGGAAATCCGCTGCAAGACCGGCCGGCCCATACCGCTGGTCGATATCCGTCTGGTGGATGAGGAGATGCGGGACGTGCCGGCAGACAGCGCCAGCGGCGGCGAGATCGTCGTGCGCGCCCCCTGGCTGACGCAAGGCTACCTCAAGGATCACAAGAACTCGGAGCACCTCTGGCGCGGCGGCTACCTGCACACCGGCGACGTGGCCGTGCGCGACGCCCGCGGCTATCTCAAGATCACGGACCGCACCAAGGACGTCATCAAGTCCGGCGGCGAGTGGATCTCCTCCCTGGAGATCGAGGATATCATCGCCCACCACCCCGCCGTCAGCGAGGTGGCGGTCATCGGTCAGCCCGACGACAAGTGGGGGGAGCGCCCCCTGGCCCTGGTCGTGCTTAAGTCCGAGGCCGAGGGGAAGACCTCCGAGAAGGAGCTGGTCGCCCACGCCCGCACCTACGCCGAAACGGGGATGTTGTCCAAAACTATTATCCTGCTGCGGGTGCGCTTCGTCGACGCCATCGACAAGACCAGCGTCGGCAAGATCAGCAAGACCACCCTGCGGGAAAAATATCTCTAG
- the aroC gene encoding chorismate synthase — translation MSSQFGTLFRISTFGESHCAGVGVVVDGCPPDMALCEADIQAQLDRRRPGQSALTTPRDEKDQVAILSGVERGRTLGTPICLLVGNKDFRPGDYTETDAVPRPSHADYTYQMKYGIRAASGGGRASARETIGRVAAGALAEKYLREEYGIEIVAWVSAIGNEQAPTVDMDRISRAQVDGSDVRCPDAEAAKHMEAAILAAREQQDSIGGVITCVCRQVPAGLGEPVFDKLEACMAAAMLSIPASKGFDIGSGFAGARMLGSQHNDPFVAKEERLGTLTNHSGGVQGGISNGEPIYFRVAFKPTATIGQAQRTADFAGREVELKARGRHDPCVVPRAVPIVESMAALVLMDLLLQQKTRQSLR, via the coding sequence ATGTCGAGTCAATTCGGAACGCTTTTCAGGATTTCAACCTTTGGTGAATCCCACTGCGCCGGGGTGGGCGTGGTGGTGGATGGCTGCCCGCCGGATATGGCGCTGTGCGAAGCCGATATCCAGGCGCAGCTTGACCGGCGTCGGCCGGGGCAGAGCGCGCTGACGACGCCGCGGGACGAGAAGGATCAGGTCGCCATTCTCTCCGGCGTCGAGCGGGGGCGCACCCTCGGCACCCCCATCTGCCTGCTGGTGGGCAACAAGGACTTCCGGCCGGGAGATTACACGGAGACGGACGCTGTGCCCCGACCCTCCCATGCCGACTACACCTATCAGATGAAGTACGGTATCCGCGCCGCCAGCGGCGGCGGTCGTGCCAGCGCCCGCGAGACCATCGGCCGCGTGGCCGCCGGCGCCCTGGCCGAAAAATATCTGCGCGAAGAGTATGGCATCGAGATCGTCGCCTGGGTCAGCGCCATCGGCAACGAGCAAGCCCCGACAGTAGATATGGACCGTATCAGCCGCGCCCAGGTCGATGGCTCCGACGTCCGCTGCCCTGACGCGGAAGCAGCCAAACACATGGAGGCGGCCATCCTCGCGGCGCGGGAGCAGCAGGATTCCATCGGCGGCGTCATCACCTGCGTCTGCCGACAGGTGCCGGCCGGTCTGGGCGAGCCGGTCTTTGACAAGCTCGAAGCCTGTATGGCAGCGGCCATGCTTTCCATTCCGGCCAGCAAGGGCTTTGATATCGGCTCCGGTTTCGCCGGAGCCCGTATGCTCGGTTCCCAGCACAACGATCCCTTCGTGGCCAAGGAAGAGCGCCTCGGCACCCTCACCAACCACAGCGGCGGCGTGCAGGGCGGCATTTCCAACGGCGAACCCATCTATTTCCGCGTGGCCTTCAAGCCGACGGCAACCATCGGCCAGGCCCAGCGCACCGCCGACTTCGCTGGCCGCGAGGTCGAACTCAAGGCCCGCGGCCGCCACGATCCCTGCGTGGTCCCCCGCGCCGTGCCCATTGTCGAGAGCATGGCGGCGCTGGTTCTCATGGACCTGCTGCTGCAGCAGAAGACGCGCCAGTCTCTGCGCTGA